TTAAATAATGGTTGTATGTCATGTTGCACCTCCGATTACTCATTCCCTCGGTATGTATCTCAACCCCGTTATGATGTCCTCACGCCCTTTATCTCGGCTTACTTTCGGTGTATCTGCGAATGGAACAAAGCCCGTTTCTGCATGTAATTTGTCCATTTCTGGTTTGATATAACCATTAAGCTTTGTTTCTATTTTTCTGCGTTGTTTCCTATAATCTTTTAGCGAAATGCCTGTTAAATCGCTACCTTTTGAGTCTGTTATCTTGCCTGTTTTATGGTGGTAGTGATTAGCTAAGAATTGCCGTTCTGCCTGCGTTAATTGGCTCAACCCTTTGTAAAGGTTCTTCATGTTCTCAAAGTTGATATAGTCCAATTTATCCGCTTGCTGGTCGTATCTATGCCAATTATTTAGCAAGTATTTCGTTGCTTGGTTTTTTTGTGCTGTTTTTATTTTTTACACCCCCAATATATGAAGCATTTCATTAAAGGAATCTTCAAAATTATCTTCTTCCAGCGGATTAAGTCCGATATAAGGAGCGGGTTTTACCTTGTCAAAACGATAACTAACCGCTTCTTCAATCTCTGCTATTTCTTCTTCAAGTAAACGATCTAACTTGTCGTTTATGTGCGGTGCGTGTTCCTTGTACTTAAAGAAGTAGTAACGCCTGCTCTCTCTCGATATTTCTTTTAAGAAGCGGTTAAAGTGTTTTAACTTAAATTTCATGATGGTTATATGTCGTTCTGCGTTCTGTTGGGCTGATACGTGATTGATTACCTCTGGTTCAATTCTGAAGGCTACCCTGCGTATATCTTCATCTTCAATGTAATTGGAGGGATAACGGTTTATTTCTCTGTAATTCCGCTCCCTCTGCGCCATGCGTTTACGTGTTTTAATAATGCGTTTATTCAAGTAAAAATAACTCTCGATTAATCCTTCATCTACCACCTACCCACCACCAATTAATTAATTCTAGTGTGCGTTATACGTTATCTACGCTTGTTTCGATACCATGCAAGCCACTCTTAATATTTCTAGCCACAACTAACTGCATTGCATAATCAATTAGTTTTTCTTTCGGTAAATCTTGAAAGAGTTCTTCTTCCTGCAATACTTCTACCATGTCTTTTACTTCGTCTAGCATTTTTTTATCTCCTTTTTCAGAAAGTATCTTTTGTAGTCAATTCCATATAGTCCGATTTAATGAAAATGTGTCTTTTACCGTTAAAATCTTTTATTGTTACCCTTACCATGTCGTTGTGATCTATTTCTATTACGTTATCTTTGCCCACTTCATAAGTACGGTATGCCATACCATCGAAATATTTCACTTTTGCGATTTTATCTAACATTTCGGTTTTATCTCCTTTTTTGTAACTTGTAACTGCCTGTGTAACCCTTGAAAGTGTTGGTACACAAGGGGTTTTTTCTAATAGTTACAAGTTACATTTTTTTATACACTATCTGATATACCTATATACATAACCATTTTTAAAAATTTTTATATAATGTAACTTGTAACCAAAGCTATATAATCGTTGTTATATCAACATTTGTAGAAGTTACAAAATAGTTACAAGTTACAAAACTTTTCATTTTTTTCTAGCGTAACCCCTAACGGTTTTCCCGTTGATTTTCACTGGTTTAGCTTCCCAACCGTCTATATTGTCCAAAAATAGTTTAACTTTTTTGCTGATGTTTTTTTCGTTACGGTCGCTGTTCTCAACTTTCATGACAACTGCCATGATTTCTTTTACTGTCGTTTTAGATATGAGTTCTTCTCCATCAACTTTCCCTTCTTGATATTCCAGGAAGTGATTTCTCTTTTCCCACTTTGTAAAGTTGTACCATTCTTTCGGTACGGTCATATTCAGATAATCTTGAATATCTTCCATGGCGGTACTGTATTCGGTTGCCTGTTTACGGTATTCATCCGCAATAGTATCAACTACAATATCTTCTGAATCTGTTTTATCAATGTACGGTTTAATACCATCTTTATATAATATGAACGCCTCCGCCCAAATTTGTTGAATGGTGTATTTGTCCAGGGTGAAAACATTTTTAGAAGGTTTCCCTTTTGAATGTAGTGGGAAGAAGCGCCTATTACCTGTAAAGTCTGATAGATACTGTTCTGGGTTTGTCGTACCAATAAAAGCAACTGTCCGCTTCATGGTTTGAGTTAATCTTTCATACGGGAAGCGTACTTTATCCTCACTTGCACTTATGAAGTTCTTCATGGTATCGGTATCTGTGGATCTCATGCTAGATAACTCACCTAATTCAACAATCCAAGTACCAACCAATAGCTGGTAATCGTCCTTGTTTTTTCCCAATCCTTTTAATGAATCGGTGAAGTATTTCCCGCCCAACTTGCTGGCTAAGGTACTTTTTCCCAATCCTTGCGCACCTTGCAAAACGGGTACAATCTCAAACTTTGAACCTGGTTCATATATACGTTTTACTGCACCAGCAAGCCATTTTTTTGCAACTGCCCTGGTATAAACATTGTCCTCTGCTCCCATGTAATCAATGAATAATGTTTCTGCTCTGGGGCATTCGTCCCATGGTGTACGTTCAATCAAGTCTTTCACGGGATGGTATTTATTCTGGTGGGCAACTTCTTCTAAGGCTACAAACATATCATCCTTAGTAAACTTCATGTAAAGTTGCTTCTCTACATCTAACAATTTTTTGTTAATGAATTTGTCATTAATCGGCTCTTTATTCATTTCAATTTCATGTGTAAATTCATTGAAAGTTAGTTTTTTATGCGCTGGATCTGTTTTTAGCATGATGACCAGGTTCGTTCTAAATTTTAGTATGTTCCCATGTTCATCCGTCAAATACAGTGGTGAAGTATTATCCTTCAGTTTTTTGGACTGCGCTTTATCCGCTTCTTGTGCGATTTCTTTCAGTGTATCGGGTAATTCCATTTAGCTTACCTCCTCCCTTTCTGATTGTTTTTCTTCGTGATACTTTCGATAATTTTCAAGAATTCTTTATCATCTAATGGTGGTTCAACGAATTGCTGGTTCATCGTCCAAAGAAAGCCCATCGCTAAACTTGGTTGCATGTTTGCCCGCAAAAGCGTTCCGTATGCCCTCGCCATAAAGCTATTGCGTCCGCCTTCGCTTACGGATTCTGTTAGTTCTTCTAATAACTGAATGACTTTCCCTTTACCGTTTGTGGTGCGTTGATAACCCGTTTGTAAATTGAAGTTATGGCTGGGCTGTTTTTCAAGTTCCCTCTTGTACTCGTTTGAGTTGGTAATTTTTTGAAGAAATACATCTACAGGGATAGCTTCGCCACGGTCGTGGTATATTCGGCTCACATGCTCGCTGTACTGCGTTATCACGGGTGCGCCTTGTCCTTGTGACCATGTTTTATTACTGCTGTCAAACGTGAAATTAACGCCTAATTCCAAACTTATACCAAACAGTAATTTTTCATATTCTGTAGCATTTACCGAACGATCTAACTCCAATACCAACCGATAGCGGATATTATCTTCTTTGTATTTCAAAGTTGGATATAAGCAATAATTACACCCCTTCAAAATTTCATTGACTTTGGAAAGGAACGTTGCTTCTGATTCGTGTATATCGTCAAAATCGAGAAGCAAAAGACTGCGACTGAATACATTCTCGTTATTCCTTTTTAAGTTTCCGGTCATTTGTCCAGCAATTACAATATTCATTTTAAATAGCTTGATTGCCTTTTCTTCATCTTCATTAGTAGGATATTCAAACCGCTGTGGCTTGTAATCCTTAAAGAAAGTAAAGTCACGTGCTGTCTTGATCTCTTTCATTGGACGGTTTGTCTGGACTGTATTTATATAAATCATGTCGCCCCCTCCTTCCCATTTTTTTCAACATTAATATTTATCCCTTGCCATCTTTGTGGCTTTGTTAACTAAATCATTCCACCAATCAGTTAAACTTCTTTCTCGTGTTCTCAATTTCAAAAGCATCATCATTTTCTGCCAATGTGAAACTGATTTCGTTTAAATCTCGCATGATTTGTTGGTTTCTATTAAACATCGTGTCTGTTAAATCATATAAGGCTTGATAGCGTACTGCTAATTCGCCCGGATTAAGTTGTCCAGCGTGAGGGACTAGGTTCAAAGCGTGGTTATATAGTTCGATTGTTTCTCGCATATCACTTAATATATCGCCCATTCTCTTTAGTTCATCTACTGTTAAGACTGTTTCTGTCATTTCATTTTGTTTTGTCATGGTTATTCTCTCCTTATATCTGGTTTTTTGTGTAAAAACTGGTATTATAAGGGAAGTAGATACTCGAATAGCTACAACCCTATGCGCTTTGGAAATGTCAGTTTCCTTTGCGTTTTTTTGTTCATAAATTCTTCATTTCTGCCACAATTTCTTTTACAACTTTTTTCATCTGATACATTACTCCGAATGTGATCCAACTGATTATCACTCCAGCAATGAAAGCTTCCTGTAATACATTCATTTTTATTCCTCCCACCATAGTGCCCGCTATGTGTGTTTTTTTATACCTTGTGTTTGTCTGCAAACTGGATAAAATCTTCTAAATCGATATACTGCGAATCTCCTAAAACCACTACTTTTAAGCCTAATTCTCGGATGAATTTCTGCAAAGTATTGAAGGAACAACCAAAAAATTCACAAAACTCCGATTTCTTGTAGTATCTTTTTTGTGGTTTTTGCCTTACTTCGTTAATGGTTTCAGTAACTATTGAAATGACTGTTTCTGTAATTTGTTGTTGCATTTTTTCCGAAAAGATTTCAATATTTTGATTTTGCATAGTCTTTTTCACCCCTTTTTTATTCTTAGTGAATAACTAATTCTTAAAAAAAATAGAAGGATTAACTTCATAATAATGAGATAATTTTTCTGCTTGATCTATCCGAAGTTTTTGTTTACCTGTTTCTATTTTGTGGTAACCAGCTGGATACTTATACCCTAATACCTCTGATACATCTTTTAATCTCGCTCCCTTCTCAACCCTTAATTCTTTCAATGTGGAAACCATGTCCTCACCCCTTTTTATTCTTATTGAATAACTCTACAGCTCTTATTCTAAACGAATAAAATAAAAAGTCAATGGTTTTGTAGTATTTTTTATTCTTTTAGAATATAATGTGATGTGAGAGGTGATATTTTATGGATTTTAGCCAAAGATTAATTAATTTAAGAGAAGAAAAAGGTTGGAGCAAAACTGATACAGCTAAGAAAATTGGTGTTTCAACAGGTGCATATGCAAACTGGGAATATGGGAATAGAGAGCCTACTAGGAAAATGTTTAACAAACTAGAAAAAATATTTGAAGTCCCCGAATCCTATCTAATTACAGGTTCGCTTGATGATCTTGCAGAACACTTGATAACCAAATTTGAAAAAGAGTTAATTGATGAAGGAAAATTAAATAAAGGTGTCATAGAATTAATAATTAATGATATTAATAGTAGAATGTTCCCTAAATTATTCCCTCGTGGTGCTAAGGATGCAGAAAGTTTAAAGAAAGAATTTGAAGAATACAAAAAAGATGCTCTTGAAACGTGGACTAACTATGATAATTTAGATTATGAGATAGTAAGTAGAATACGGTATGCTTTGAGTAGTGATATAAGCGATAACTTGAAATATTTTTACTCTGACTTTTACGAAAGTGATGATAATAGGTTAAAGTCCGATAAAAGAATAACTAATAAATCTGCGGATCTAGTAAAAAGACTTGAACAACTTGATCGGTTTCAACGTTCCTATATAGAAGGTTTACGTCACTTAGAAAACAAAGAAGTTATTGCTGAATTAGATAAGATTGAAGATTATACTAATGCAATTGATAATAAAACAGGTGTAATAAAACTTTAACCTCCCCCACCATGTGCCCGCATGTAACAAAGGGGAAATTAATAATGGCAACAATTAAAAAGTACACAAAAAAAGACGGTTCAACCGCCTACATGTTTAATGCTTATCTTGGTACGGATCCAATGACTGGTAAGCAAAAGCGCACCACTAGACGGGGTTTCACTACTGTAAAAGAGGCTAAACTTGCCCTCTCACGCCTTCAAGTTGATATTGAAGAGAATGGCTTTACCAAACAAAAAAGCACCACGTTCAAAGAATTATATGAATTATGGTATGAATCGGTATACAAGAATACCGTCAAGGAATCAACCAGGGTAAAGAAAACAGAAATGTTCACTAATCATATCTTGCCCGCCTTTGGGAAGCTGAAGATTGATAAAATATCAGTGAAGTATTGCCAAAAGGTGGTTAATCAGTGGTGTGAGAAATTGGTGGCTTATCGAGAAGTTAAGAATAACGTTACCCGTGTTCTGGACTACGCTATCACGCTGGGGTTATTGGCTGACAATCCTATGAAAAAAATCGTTATGCCTAAAAGAAAAGAAGTCGTAAATGATGAGAAGATAGAAAATTACTTTTCTAAAGATGAGTTGCAAACTTTTCTGGATTATGCGAAGCAAGACTTGCCTATGAAATGGTTTGTATTCTTTCGGTTACAAGCCTTCTCTGGCTTCCGTAAAGGTGAAAGCCTTGCCCTCACGTGGCGGGATATTGATTTCAAGGCTAATACCATTGCCATAACCAAAACGCTTGCTAGGGGCGAAAATAACACGTTAATCATACAAACCCCAAAGACTAAATCAAGTGTCCGCACCATCTCAATAGATACCACTACAATGGCTATCTTGAAGGAATGGCGCAAAAAGCAAGCGCTGGATATGTTCAAAATGGGGTTCAATACCAATAACGAAAAGCAACTTGTTTTCTCTACGCTGGATAATAAGCCAATCAATCATTCAAATACCACTAACTACATAAATAAGGTAATCAAGCGGTATGATCTAAAACCTGTAACGGTTCATGGTCTACGCCATACGCATTGCTCACTGTTATTTGAAGCAGGCGCACCTATCCAAGTGGTGAAGGAACGTTTAGGTCACTCTGATATTCAAACCACCATGAATATTTATACACACGTAACTCAAAAAGCAAAAGAAGATACTGCTGAAAAGTTTGCAAAATATGTTAATTTCTGACGGAACGTATTCAATTACGTATTCAAACAAAAAAATAAGCCTTCAAAACATGATAGAAATGGCTTCATATCAACGTTTTAAAGACTTATCTTATAAACTGTAATGGACGATACGAGAATCGAACTCGTGCTACTAGCATGCCATGCTAGCGTACTCCCGCTATACTAATCGCCCGGGATCTTCAGCGCCTATGAAGCAACGCTAAAGATAATTATAGCATATGAAATTATTTAATCCAGATACGGTGCGTAAGCCTTCTCCAGTTGCTCGGTGATGGTTTGTTTAATGGCAGTAGTTGCGAATGAGTGCGCCATCGCATCCATATTTAATTTCTTCATTTCTGCATAAGTCAGATTGCAATATTCGGCCATAAGCAGGTATTCCTCGCTAAGTGTTGTGTTGGAGACAGTTCGATTGTCGGTGTTTACGCAACAGGGAACATTTTCATCAATAAAAAGGCGGAGTGGATAATCTGCCAAGGTCGCGACTGCATCTGTTTGGACGTTACTCGTTGGCGCAACTTCCAACAACACATTTTGCTCGCGGCACAGATCTCGCACACTTTTATCGTTTCGGATTGCAACGCCGTGGCC
This genomic interval from Jeotgalibaca porci contains the following:
- a CDS encoding virulence-associated E family protein, translating into MELPDTLKEIAQEADKAQSKKLKDNTSPLYLTDEHGNILKFRTNLVIMLKTDPAHKKLTFNEFTHEIEMNKEPINDKFINKKLLDVEKQLYMKFTKDDMFVALEEVAHQNKYHPVKDLIERTPWDECPRAETLFIDYMGAEDNVYTRAVAKKWLAGAVKRIYEPGSKFEIVPVLQGAQGLGKSTLASKLGGKYFTDSLKGLGKNKDDYQLLVGTWIVELGELSSMRSTDTDTMKNFISASEDKVRFPYERLTQTMKRTVAFIGTTNPEQYLSDFTGNRRFFPLHSKGKPSKNVFTLDKYTIQQIWAEAFILYKDGIKPYIDKTDSEDIVVDTIADEYRKQATEYSTAMEDIQDYLNMTVPKEWYNFTKWEKRNHFLEYQEGKVDGEELISKTTVKEIMAVVMKVENSDRNEKNISKKVKLFLDNIDGWEAKPVKINGKTVRGYARKK
- a CDS encoding primase alpha helix C-terminal domain-containing protein, translating into MIYINTVQTNRPMKEIKTARDFTFFKDYKPQRFEYPTNEDEEKAIKLFKMNIVIAGQMTGNLKRNNENVFSRSLLLLDFDDIHESEATFLSKVNEILKGCNYCLYPTLKYKEDNIRYRLVLELDRSVNATEYEKLLFGISLELGVNFTFDSSNKTWSQGQGAPVITQYSEHVSRIYHDRGEAIPVDVFLQKITNSNEYKRELEKQPSHNFNLQTGYQRTTNGKGKVIQLLEELTESVSEGGRNSFMARAYGTLLRANMQPSLAMGFLWTMNQQFVEPPLDDKEFLKIIESITKKNNQKGRR
- a CDS encoding helix-turn-helix domain-containing protein, producing the protein MVSTLKELRVEKGARLKDVSEVLGYKYPAGYHKIETGKQKLRIDQAEKLSHYYEVNPSIFFKN
- a CDS encoding helix-turn-helix domain-containing protein; protein product: MDFSQRLINLREEKGWSKTDTAKKIGVSTGAYANWEYGNREPTRKMFNKLEKIFEVPESYLITGSLDDLAEHLITKFEKELIDEGKLNKGVIELIINDINSRMFPKLFPRGAKDAESLKKEFEEYKKDALETWTNYDNLDYEIVSRIRYALSSDISDNLKYFYSDFYESDDNRLKSDKRITNKSADLVKRLEQLDRFQRSYIEGLRHLENKEVIAELDKIEDYTNAIDNKTGVIKL
- a CDS encoding site-specific integrase; the encoded protein is MATIKKYTKKDGSTAYMFNAYLGTDPMTGKQKRTTRRGFTTVKEAKLALSRLQVDIEENGFTKQKSTTFKELYELWYESVYKNTVKESTRVKKTEMFTNHILPAFGKLKIDKISVKYCQKVVNQWCEKLVAYREVKNNVTRVLDYAITLGLLADNPMKKIVMPKRKEVVNDEKIENYFSKDELQTFLDYAKQDLPMKWFVFFRLQAFSGFRKGESLALTWRDIDFKANTIAITKTLARGENNTLIIQTPKTKSSVRTISIDTTTMAILKEWRKKQALDMFKMGFNTNNEKQLVFSTLDNKPINHSNTTNYINKVIKRYDLKPVTVHGLRHTHCSLLFEAGAPIQVVKERLGHSDIQTTMNIYTHVTQKAKEDTAEKFAKYVNF